In Neodiprion pinetum isolate iyNeoPine1 chromosome 6, iyNeoPine1.2, whole genome shotgun sequence, one genomic interval encodes:
- the LOC124221109 gene encoding protein hook homolog isoform X2, translated as MLIAEYLLKYNYFYTLSVFASETPLLINLHQQAEAYTQSTEDCKKNKLPNDYVHHALQTLGISPEKPNGQNILSHYADGDSPLIFCILKSLILYFSNTLFDKNDADKVHTNNQQTQTDHIVPTETFETIALLDAKKKLFQQKELFGTQLKNKEFELREQALSIERQLASLNGKLQHAQNLMQLVDSKENRLAREKLKNEQNLASRELELSVKERLLSEEADRLQKERVSYRTFEGDVKKLQEELIKVRNEIPAQSAMFSTIKKDECVQTDISVSASNVEVRLLNEEKQELTNLIREQQSRIEELTLRVVTLSRQLEEALLSRASNSKNMNANNGYSESSSTEDILQDAKMRLRRLEAESLRADQYFQSCITISP; from the exons ATGTTAATTGCTGAATATTTACTAAAGTATAATTACTTTTACACGTTATCGGTCTTTGCAAGTGAAACACCTCTCCTAATTAACCTACATCAACAAGCAGAAGCATACACTCAGAGCACTGAAGACTGCAAGAAAAATAAGCTGCCAAACGACTATGTTCATCACGCACTTCAAACTTTGGGAATAAGCCCTGAGAAACCTAATGGACAAAATATTTTGTCTCATTACGCTGATGGTGACTCGCCTCTGATTTTCTGCATTCTTAAATCTttaattctatatttttccaatacattgtttgataaaaatgatGCGGACAAAGTACATACTAATAACCAACAAACACAAACTGATCATATCGTTCCAACCGAGACTTTTGAAACAATTGCCCTGTTAGatgcaaagaaaaaattgttccaaCAGAAAGAACTTTTTGGTACTCAGTTAAAAAACAAGGAATTCGAGTTAAGGGAACAGGCATTATCAATAGAACGACAATTAGCTTCACTGAATGGAAAACTTCAACATGCACAG AACCTTATGCAACTTGTGGATTCAAAAGAAAATCGTCTGGCAcgagaaaagttgaaaaatgaacaaaatctGGCAAGCAGAGAACTGGAGTTATCAGTAAAAGAAAGGCTACTTTCTGAAGAAGCTGATAG GTTACAAAAAGAACGAGTTAGTTACAGAACATTTGAAGGAGACGTGAAAAAACTGCAGGAAGAATTAATTAAAGTTCGAAATGAAATTCCTGCTCAATCTGCGATGTTCAGTACGATAAAAAAAGACGAGTGTGTGCAAACAGATATTTCCGTTAGCGCGTCAAATGTAGAAGTGCGTCTGCTTAATGAAGAAAAGCAAGAATTAACTAATCTTATTAGAGAACAACAATCAAGGATAGAAGAATTAACGTTACGCGTTGTTACATTGTCCAGACAATTAGAGGAGGCTCTATTATCAAGGGCTTCCAATAGCAAAAACATGAATGCAAATAATGGGTACAGCGAAAGTAGTTCAACTGAAGATATCTTGCAAGATGCAAAAATGCGACTTAGGCGACTAGAAGCAGAAAGTTTAAGAGCAGATCAATATTTTCAGAGCTGTATAACTATTTCTCcataa
- the LOC124221109 gene encoding protein hook homolog isoform X1 has product MSNSNYSEVHSWFEKSGVISSIRTHLRQNLVIALKNNASSREVKTDFRSAKQYVYDMLIAEYLLKYNYFYTLSVFASETPLLINLHQQAEAYTQSTEDCKKNKLPNDYVHHALQTLGISPEKPNGQNILSHYADGDSPLIFCILKSLILYFSNTLFDKNDADKVHTNNQQTQTDHIVPTETFETIALLDAKKKLFQQKELFGTQLKNKEFELREQALSIERQLASLNGKLQHAQNLMQLVDSKENRLAREKLKNEQNLASRELELSVKERLLSEEADRLQKERVSYRTFEGDVKKLQEELIKVRNEIPAQSAMFSTIKKDECVQTDISVSASNVEVRLLNEEKQELTNLIREQQSRIEELTLRVVTLSRQLEEALLSRASNSKNMNANNGYSESSSTEDILQDAKMRLRRLEAESLRADQYFQSCITISP; this is encoded by the exons ATGAGTAACAGTAATTACTCAGAAGTACATTCGTG GTTCGAAAAGTCTGGAGTCATATCAAGTATACGAACACATCTTAGACAAAACTTGGTAATTGCTCTTAAAAACAATGCATCTTCTCGTGAAGTAAAGACAGACTTCAGATCAGCAAAGCAATATGTCTACGACATGTTAATTGCTGAATATTTACTAAAGTATAATTACTTTTACACGTTATCGGTCTTTGCAAGTGAAACACCTCTCCTAATTAACCTACATCAACAAGCAGAAGCATACACTCAGAGCACTGAAGACTGCAAGAAAAATAAGCTGCCAAACGACTATGTTCATCACGCACTTCAAACTTTGGGAATAAGCCCTGAGAAACCTAATGGACAAAATATTTTGTCTCATTACGCTGATGGTGACTCGCCTCTGATTTTCTGCATTCTTAAATCTttaattctatatttttccaatacattgtttgataaaaatgatGCGGACAAAGTACATACTAATAACCAACAAACACAAACTGATCATATCGTTCCAACCGAGACTTTTGAAACAATTGCCCTGTTAGatgcaaagaaaaaattgttccaaCAGAAAGAACTTTTTGGTACTCAGTTAAAAAACAAGGAATTCGAGTTAAGGGAACAGGCATTATCAATAGAACGACAATTAGCTTCACTGAATGGAAAACTTCAACATGCACAG AACCTTATGCAACTTGTGGATTCAAAAGAAAATCGTCTGGCAcgagaaaagttgaaaaatgaacaaaatctGGCAAGCAGAGAACTGGAGTTATCAGTAAAAGAAAGGCTACTTTCTGAAGAAGCTGATAG GTTACAAAAAGAACGAGTTAGTTACAGAACATTTGAAGGAGACGTGAAAAAACTGCAGGAAGAATTAATTAAAGTTCGAAATGAAATTCCTGCTCAATCTGCGATGTTCAGTACGATAAAAAAAGACGAGTGTGTGCAAACAGATATTTCCGTTAGCGCGTCAAATGTAGAAGTGCGTCTGCTTAATGAAGAAAAGCAAGAATTAACTAATCTTATTAGAGAACAACAATCAAGGATAGAAGAATTAACGTTACGCGTTGTTACATTGTCCAGACAATTAGAGGAGGCTCTATTATCAAGGGCTTCCAATAGCAAAAACATGAATGCAAATAATGGGTACAGCGAAAGTAGTTCAACTGAAGATATCTTGCAAGATGCAAAAATGCGACTTAGGCGACTAGAAGCAGAAAGTTTAAGAGCAGATCAATATTTTCAGAGCTGTATAACTATTTCTCcataa
- the tho2 gene encoding THO complex subunit 2 isoform X2 — MAGKIWNSELWKSWDKHGKNDFLKLIKQKYKEGNTTEWRKGLYQLISNGIRGNVKKDSVVSTLGELMNIDGAIPSAVVDIFTLIDAEAHNEDRNNLYYIVKESEKFLTDRILKERLEIDTLQDVGTLKNRNFQTKFIKVKTKLYYKQRKFNLFREESEGYSKLIVELNQEYQENEVASTLEIVKSLIGYFNLDPNRVLDILLETFENRPDDDSLFIPLIRSYMSDQQVLCEVLGFKYRSSTAATPFSLQKVAALMLQHHVIKLDDILPWLVPDDKDIIKDHELAMKQAKEYVRKMSVISTKDKEEVPEEKDVVQDKYVTNQKFGLCQALLEVGAWDIAQNLFKRLPDHCFTDQRPIALALCRMIQSIIEPAYRKYCIISPKLPGRKVPPMKSPLAPLPFYKLDDIHDRLLPMLMILGPNLHHDAILMYKIMRLCHVAIKQCELDSNKQPISKENNLYYDVLTILDVALLPSLSFMDCNCCVAEEIWNILKFYPYQSRYCLYARWKNDTPLQHAALLRKRADAQKKIKSIMKRVSKETIKPVGRSIGKLTHSSPGVLFDYVLIQIQLYDNLIGPVVDSLKYLTNISYDILGYCLVEALAGADRDRFKHDGTSISLWLQSLASFCGAIFKKYNIELTGLLQYVANQLKAQKSLDLLIVKEIVQKMAGIEAAEEMTREQLDAMAGGDLLKNEAGYFSQVRNTKKSSQRLKDALSEHDLAVALCLLMAQQKHCVVYRETDKSHLKLVGKLYDQCQDTLVQFGTFLGSTMTVDEYVERLPSIHSMLQDNHIHSDVAFFLARPMFAHAINIKYDSLRKADPNYKKMSSALKQAKYAEAAQAVMAPVALSVRPLHPLKVWEDISPQFLVTFWSLTMYDLYVPVESYEREINKLKQLALQAADSKDMNMSKGKKEQERYTTLTEKLQDEKKKQEEHVGKVFAYLRQEKDSWFLSRSAKSAKNETITQFLQLCLFPRCTFTTVDAMYCAKFVHTIHSLKTANFSTLLCYDRLFCDITYSVTSCTENEANRYGRFLCAMLETVMRWHSEEALFDKECSNYPGFVTKFRVSNQFSEANNMVGFENYRHVCHKWHYKITKAIVVCLDSKDYVQIRNSLIILIKILPHFPVLAKLSQILERKVEKVREEERGQRQDLHVLATSYSGQLKAKTPSMIRESDFHHVGDKAGKNLESSNDDSVEKVSNGVAIKEVNNGDTRTEKDGQELREKRSISGQTHHDSTEKLRKKEESKDLIEGREKSIKKEEPKSDDTTDKKERKYYKDEHYYGGAVDNLDRDLSSVSNSSGSSGPSQDAPERDTKRRKVENVPKNKQENRRTEVAAEKKERSGKTKVRTDEEKELRRERKLGRKRDRTEESIVPAEQKRRKDDERAKGTHQNGDVPEHREKHHYNKEKSPYTKERVHEREGRETRDKHSLTDYY, encoded by the exons atggCTGGTAAAATATGGAATTCCGAGTTATGGAAATCATGGGATAAGcatggaaaaaatgattt CCTCAAGTTAATCAAGCAAAAATATAAGGAAGGGAACACAACAG aaTGGAGAAAGGGTTTATACCAATTGATATCAAATGGAATCCGAGGAAACGTAAAAAAGGATAGTGTAGTGTCGACACTTGGTGAACTTATG AATATTGATGGTGCGATTCCATCAGCTGTTGTAGACATATTTACATTAATCGATGCTGAAGCGCATAATGAGGATAGAAACAATTTGTATTACATTGTCAAAGAATCGGAAAAG tTTCTCACAGATAGAATCTTGAAAGAGCGTCTGGAAATTGATACTCTTCAAGATGTTGGGACGTTGAAGAAtcgcaattttcaaactaAGTTCATCAAAGTTAAAACCAAACTCTA ctACAAACagcgaaaattcaatttgtttcGCGAAGAGAGCGAAGGATATTCTAAACTGATTGTTGAATTAAATCAAGAATATCAAGAAAATGAAGTTGCATCTACCTTGGAGATTGTCAAGTCTCTCATTG GTTACTTTAATCTTGACCCTAACAGAGTTCTTGATATTTTGCTggaaacatttgaaaatcgGCCAGATGACGACAGTTTATTTATTCCTCTCATTCGCTCTTACATGAGTGACCAGCAAGTACTTTGCGAAGTTCTAGGCTTTAAATATCGCTCTTCAACAGCAGCAACCCCATTTTCTTTACAGAAAGTTGCAGCATTGATGTTGCAACATCATGTAATCAAACTGGACGATATTTTACCCTGGCTTGTGCCAGACGACAAGGATATAATTAAGGATCATGAATTGGCAATGAAACAAGCTAAAGAATATGTTAGAAAGATGAGTGTCATATCCACTAAAGATAAGGAGGAAGTCCCTGAGGAAAAAGATGTCGTACAG GATAAGTACGTTACCAATCAAAAGTTTGGACTCTGTCAAGCATTATTAGAAGTCGGTGCATGGGACATAGCACagaatttatttaaacgaCTACCAGATCATTGCTTTACTGATCAACGACCAATCGCACTGGCACTTTGCAGAATGATTCAGTCAATCATCGAACCAGCCTACAGAAA ATACTGCATCATATCACCAAAGTTACCTGGTAGAAAAGTGCCGCCAATGAAAAGCCCTCTAGCTCCACTGCCTTTTTATAAATTGGACGACATACACGACCGTTTACTGCCAATGCTGATGATACTTGGACCTAACTTACATCACGATGCAATTTTGATGTACAAAATTATGCGTCTGTGTCACGTTGCTATCAAGCAATGCGAATTGGACTCAAATAAGCAACCTATAAGCAAAGAAAACAATCTTTACTATGATGTGCTTACAATTTTGGATGTGGCACTACTGCCCTCTCTTTCGTTTATGGATTGCAACTGTTGCGTAGCTGAAGAGATTTGGAATATACTAAAATTTTACCCTTACCAAAGCCGGTACTGTCTTTACGCACGATGGAAAAATGATACACCTTTACAACATGCAGCGTTGCTTAGAAAAAGAGCAGATGCTCAAAAAAAGATTAAGTCAATAATGAAGCGCGTCAGTAAAGAGACCATAAAACCAGTAGGAAGATCTATTGGCAAGCTGACCCATTCTTCCCCTGGAGTTTTGTTTGATTATGTACTGATACAAATTCAATTGTACGACAACCTTATTG GACCTGTGGTGGATTCCCTTAAATATTTGACAAACATCTCGTATGACATACTTGGCTATTGCCTGGTAGAAGCTTTAGCTGGAGCTGACAGGGACAGATTTAAGCATGACGGTACAAGCATTTCTCTCTGGTTACAGTCACTTGCTTCTTTCTGTGGAGCtatctttaaaaaatacaacattGAGCTTACTGGACTTCTACAATATGTGGCCAATCAACTTAAGGCACAGAAAAG CTTAGATTTGTTAATTGTAAAGGAAATTGTGCAGAAAATGGCTGGTATAGAAGCCGCTGAAGAAATGACTCGTGAACAATTGGATGCAATGGCAGGCGGGGATCTCCTCAAAAATGAA gcTGGATACTTCAGTCAAGTTCGAAATACGAAAAAATCATCACAGCGTTTGAAAGATGCTCTGTCAGAACATGACTTGGCCGTAGCTCTTTGTCTACTCATGGCCCAACAAAAACACTGTGTTGTATACAGAGAAACCGACAAGTCTCACCTCAAGCTTGTAG GTAAATTATATGACCAGTGTCAAGATACACTCGTTCAATTTGGCACATTTCTTGGATCAACCATGACTGTGGACGAATATGTAGAACGGCTACCGTCGATACACTCCATGCTTCAAGATAATCACATACATTCTGATGTCGCATTTTTTCTTGCACGACCAATGTTTGCTCATGCCATTAAT ATAAAGTACGACTCACTTAGGAAAGCTGATcctaattataaaaaaatgtcaagcGCATTGAAACAGGCAAAGTACGCTGAAGCAGCACAAGCTGTTATGGCTCCTGTTGCTCTTTCTGTCAGACCATTACACCCACTTAAAGTATGGGAAGATATTTCACCACAATTTTTAGTGACTTTCTGGTCACTTACAATGTATGATTTGTATGTTCCTGTTGAGAGCtatgaaagagaaataaacAAGCTCAAACAGCTTGCTTTGCAGGCTGCTGATTCCAAAGATATG AACATGAGCAAAGGCAAAAAGGAACAAGAACGTTATACGACTTTGACTGAAAAACTGCaggatgagaagaaaaaacaagaagaacaCGTTGGGAAAGTTTTTGCCTATTTAAG GCAAGAAAAAGACTCATGGTTTTTGTCGAGGAGTGCTAAATCCGCTAAAAATGAAACTATTACACAATTTCTACAGTTATGTTTGTTTCCTCGGTGCACATTTACAACTGTTGACGCTATGTACTGTGCCAAATTTGTACACACTATTCACTCTCTGAAAACTGCGAATTTCTCTACACTTCTCTGCTATGATAGA CTCTTCTGTGATATCACTTACTCGGTAACATCATGTACAGAAAATGAAGCTAATCGATATGGTAGATTTTTATGCGCTATGTTGGAAACTGTGATGCGATGGCATTCCGAAGAAGCTCTTTTCGATAAG GAATGTAGTAACTACCCTGGTTTTGTGACCAAATTTCGTGTCAGCAATCAGTTCTCAGAAGCAAATAACATGGttggatttgaaaattacaGACACGTCTGTCACAAGTGGCATTACAAAATAACAAAG GCTATCGTTGTTTGCCTCGATTCAAAAGATTACGTGCAAATAAGAAATTCCTTGATAATACTTATCAAAATACTACCACATTTTCCCGTTCTGGCAAAACTCTCGCAAAtacttgaaagaaaagttgaaaaagtaCGTGAAGAGGAGCGTGGTCAGCGCCAAGACTTGCATGTATTAGCAACATCCTACAGTGGACAATTGAAGGCAAAAACACCAAGTATGATCCGTGAATCAGATTTTCATCACGTTGGCGACAAG GCTGGAAAAAACCTTGAATCGTCTAATGACGATAGTGTGGAAAAAGTTAGTAATGGAGTTGCAATCAAAGAAGTTAATAATGGAGATACTCGTACAGAAAAAGATGGACAGGAATTACGTGAAAAACGCAGCATATCAGGGCAAACCCATCA TGACAGTACTGAAAAACTccgtaaaaaagaagaaagtaaaGATCTGATAGAAGGAAGGGAGAAGTcaattaaaaaagaagaaccAAAATCAGATGATACGACTGATAAAAAGGAACGAAAATATTACAAG GATGAACATTATTATGGTGGAGCTGTTGACAATTTGGATCGTGATCTTTCGAGTGTGTCTAATAGCAGCGGTAGTTCGGGTCCATCACAAGATGCACCTGAGAGAG ATACTAAACGaaggaaagttgaaaatgttCCCAAA AATAAACAAGAGAATAGGAGAACAGAAGTAGCTGCTGAAAAGAAGGAACGTTCTGGGAAAACAAAAGTGCGAACAGACGAAGAGAAAGAACTTCGCAGAGAAAGGAAACTTGGTCGTAAAAGG GATCGAACAGAAGAGTCTATTGTACCTGCAGAACAAAAACGAAGGAAAGATGACGAAAGAG CAAAGGGAACTCATCAAAACGGTGATGTTCCAGAACACAGAGAAAAACATCATTATAATAAG GAAAAATCTCCATACACAAAGGAACGGGTTCACGAACGAGAAGGACGGGAAACACGCGACAAACA TTCCTTAACTGATTATTACTAG
- the tho2 gene encoding THO complex subunit 2 isoform X1 gives MAGKIWNSELWKSWDKHGKNDFLKLIKQKYKEGNTTEWRKGLYQLISNGIRGNVKKDSVVSTLGELMNIDGAIPSAVVDIFTLIDAEAHNEDRNNLYYIVKESEKFLTDRILKERLEIDTLQDVGTLKNRNFQTKFIKVKTKLYYKQRKFNLFREESEGYSKLIVELNQEYQENEVASTLEIVKSLIGYFNLDPNRVLDILLETFENRPDDDSLFIPLIRSYMSDQQVLCEVLGFKYRSSTAATPFSLQKVAALMLQHHVIKLDDILPWLVPDDKDIIKDHELAMKQAKEYVRKMSVISTKDKEEVPEEKDVVQDKYVTNQKFGLCQALLEVGAWDIAQNLFKRLPDHCFTDQRPIALALCRMIQSIIEPAYRKYCIISPKLPGRKVPPMKSPLAPLPFYKLDDIHDRLLPMLMILGPNLHHDAILMYKIMRLCHVAIKQCELDSNKQPISKENNLYYDVLTILDVALLPSLSFMDCNCCVAEEIWNILKFYPYQSRYCLYARWKNDTPLQHAALLRKRADAQKKIKSIMKRVSKETIKPVGRSIGKLTHSSPGVLFDYVLIQIQLYDNLIGPVVDSLKYLTNISYDILGYCLVEALAGADRDRFKHDGTSISLWLQSLASFCGAIFKKYNIELTGLLQYVANQLKAQKSLDLLIVKEIVQKMAGIEAAEEMTREQLDAMAGGDLLKNEAGYFSQVRNTKKSSQRLKDALSEHDLAVALCLLMAQQKHCVVYRETDKSHLKLVGKLYDQCQDTLVQFGTFLGSTMTVDEYVERLPSIHSMLQDNHIHSDVAFFLARPMFAHAINIKYDSLRKADPNYKKMSSALKQAKYAEAAQAVMAPVALSVRPLHPLKVWEDISPQFLVTFWSLTMYDLYVPVESYEREINKLKQLALQAADSKDMNMSKGKKEQERYTTLTEKLQDEKKKQEEHVGKVFAYLRQEKDSWFLSRSAKSAKNETITQFLQLCLFPRCTFTTVDAMYCAKFVHTIHSLKTANFSTLLCYDRLFCDITYSVTSCTENEANRYGRFLCAMLETVMRWHSEEALFDKECSNYPGFVTKFRVSNQFSEANNMVGFENYRHVCHKWHYKITKAIVVCLDSKDYVQIRNSLIILIKILPHFPVLAKLSQILERKVEKVREEERGQRQDLHVLATSYSGQLKAKTPSMIRESDFHHVGDKAGKNLESSNDDSVEKVSNGVAIKEVNNGDTRTEKDGQELREKRSISGQTHHDSTEKLRKKEESKDLIEGREKSIKKEEPKSDDTTDKKERKYYKDEHYYGGAVDNLDRDLSSVSNSSGSSGPSQDAPERDTKRRKVENVPKNKQENRRTEVAAEKKERSGKTKVRTDEEKELRRERKLGRKRDRTEESIVPAEQKRRKDDERAKGTHQNGDVPEHREKHHYNKEKSPYTKERVHEREGRETRDKHRRSSDPKRR, from the exons atggCTGGTAAAATATGGAATTCCGAGTTATGGAAATCATGGGATAAGcatggaaaaaatgattt CCTCAAGTTAATCAAGCAAAAATATAAGGAAGGGAACACAACAG aaTGGAGAAAGGGTTTATACCAATTGATATCAAATGGAATCCGAGGAAACGTAAAAAAGGATAGTGTAGTGTCGACACTTGGTGAACTTATG AATATTGATGGTGCGATTCCATCAGCTGTTGTAGACATATTTACATTAATCGATGCTGAAGCGCATAATGAGGATAGAAACAATTTGTATTACATTGTCAAAGAATCGGAAAAG tTTCTCACAGATAGAATCTTGAAAGAGCGTCTGGAAATTGATACTCTTCAAGATGTTGGGACGTTGAAGAAtcgcaattttcaaactaAGTTCATCAAAGTTAAAACCAAACTCTA ctACAAACagcgaaaattcaatttgtttcGCGAAGAGAGCGAAGGATATTCTAAACTGATTGTTGAATTAAATCAAGAATATCAAGAAAATGAAGTTGCATCTACCTTGGAGATTGTCAAGTCTCTCATTG GTTACTTTAATCTTGACCCTAACAGAGTTCTTGATATTTTGCTggaaacatttgaaaatcgGCCAGATGACGACAGTTTATTTATTCCTCTCATTCGCTCTTACATGAGTGACCAGCAAGTACTTTGCGAAGTTCTAGGCTTTAAATATCGCTCTTCAACAGCAGCAACCCCATTTTCTTTACAGAAAGTTGCAGCATTGATGTTGCAACATCATGTAATCAAACTGGACGATATTTTACCCTGGCTTGTGCCAGACGACAAGGATATAATTAAGGATCATGAATTGGCAATGAAACAAGCTAAAGAATATGTTAGAAAGATGAGTGTCATATCCACTAAAGATAAGGAGGAAGTCCCTGAGGAAAAAGATGTCGTACAG GATAAGTACGTTACCAATCAAAAGTTTGGACTCTGTCAAGCATTATTAGAAGTCGGTGCATGGGACATAGCACagaatttatttaaacgaCTACCAGATCATTGCTTTACTGATCAACGACCAATCGCACTGGCACTTTGCAGAATGATTCAGTCAATCATCGAACCAGCCTACAGAAA ATACTGCATCATATCACCAAAGTTACCTGGTAGAAAAGTGCCGCCAATGAAAAGCCCTCTAGCTCCACTGCCTTTTTATAAATTGGACGACATACACGACCGTTTACTGCCAATGCTGATGATACTTGGACCTAACTTACATCACGATGCAATTTTGATGTACAAAATTATGCGTCTGTGTCACGTTGCTATCAAGCAATGCGAATTGGACTCAAATAAGCAACCTATAAGCAAAGAAAACAATCTTTACTATGATGTGCTTACAATTTTGGATGTGGCACTACTGCCCTCTCTTTCGTTTATGGATTGCAACTGTTGCGTAGCTGAAGAGATTTGGAATATACTAAAATTTTACCCTTACCAAAGCCGGTACTGTCTTTACGCACGATGGAAAAATGATACACCTTTACAACATGCAGCGTTGCTTAGAAAAAGAGCAGATGCTCAAAAAAAGATTAAGTCAATAATGAAGCGCGTCAGTAAAGAGACCATAAAACCAGTAGGAAGATCTATTGGCAAGCTGACCCATTCTTCCCCTGGAGTTTTGTTTGATTATGTACTGATACAAATTCAATTGTACGACAACCTTATTG GACCTGTGGTGGATTCCCTTAAATATTTGACAAACATCTCGTATGACATACTTGGCTATTGCCTGGTAGAAGCTTTAGCTGGAGCTGACAGGGACAGATTTAAGCATGACGGTACAAGCATTTCTCTCTGGTTACAGTCACTTGCTTCTTTCTGTGGAGCtatctttaaaaaatacaacattGAGCTTACTGGACTTCTACAATATGTGGCCAATCAACTTAAGGCACAGAAAAG CTTAGATTTGTTAATTGTAAAGGAAATTGTGCAGAAAATGGCTGGTATAGAAGCCGCTGAAGAAATGACTCGTGAACAATTGGATGCAATGGCAGGCGGGGATCTCCTCAAAAATGAA gcTGGATACTTCAGTCAAGTTCGAAATACGAAAAAATCATCACAGCGTTTGAAAGATGCTCTGTCAGAACATGACTTGGCCGTAGCTCTTTGTCTACTCATGGCCCAACAAAAACACTGTGTTGTATACAGAGAAACCGACAAGTCTCACCTCAAGCTTGTAG GTAAATTATATGACCAGTGTCAAGATACACTCGTTCAATTTGGCACATTTCTTGGATCAACCATGACTGTGGACGAATATGTAGAACGGCTACCGTCGATACACTCCATGCTTCAAGATAATCACATACATTCTGATGTCGCATTTTTTCTTGCACGACCAATGTTTGCTCATGCCATTAAT ATAAAGTACGACTCACTTAGGAAAGCTGATcctaattataaaaaaatgtcaagcGCATTGAAACAGGCAAAGTACGCTGAAGCAGCACAAGCTGTTATGGCTCCTGTTGCTCTTTCTGTCAGACCATTACACCCACTTAAAGTATGGGAAGATATTTCACCACAATTTTTAGTGACTTTCTGGTCACTTACAATGTATGATTTGTATGTTCCTGTTGAGAGCtatgaaagagaaataaacAAGCTCAAACAGCTTGCTTTGCAGGCTGCTGATTCCAAAGATATG AACATGAGCAAAGGCAAAAAGGAACAAGAACGTTATACGACTTTGACTGAAAAACTGCaggatgagaagaaaaaacaagaagaacaCGTTGGGAAAGTTTTTGCCTATTTAAG GCAAGAAAAAGACTCATGGTTTTTGTCGAGGAGTGCTAAATCCGCTAAAAATGAAACTATTACACAATTTCTACAGTTATGTTTGTTTCCTCGGTGCACATTTACAACTGTTGACGCTATGTACTGTGCCAAATTTGTACACACTATTCACTCTCTGAAAACTGCGAATTTCTCTACACTTCTCTGCTATGATAGA CTCTTCTGTGATATCACTTACTCGGTAACATCATGTACAGAAAATGAAGCTAATCGATATGGTAGATTTTTATGCGCTATGTTGGAAACTGTGATGCGATGGCATTCCGAAGAAGCTCTTTTCGATAAG GAATGTAGTAACTACCCTGGTTTTGTGACCAAATTTCGTGTCAGCAATCAGTTCTCAGAAGCAAATAACATGGttggatttgaaaattacaGACACGTCTGTCACAAGTGGCATTACAAAATAACAAAG GCTATCGTTGTTTGCCTCGATTCAAAAGATTACGTGCAAATAAGAAATTCCTTGATAATACTTATCAAAATACTACCACATTTTCCCGTTCTGGCAAAACTCTCGCAAAtacttgaaagaaaagttgaaaaagtaCGTGAAGAGGAGCGTGGTCAGCGCCAAGACTTGCATGTATTAGCAACATCCTACAGTGGACAATTGAAGGCAAAAACACCAAGTATGATCCGTGAATCAGATTTTCATCACGTTGGCGACAAG GCTGGAAAAAACCTTGAATCGTCTAATGACGATAGTGTGGAAAAAGTTAGTAATGGAGTTGCAATCAAAGAAGTTAATAATGGAGATACTCGTACAGAAAAAGATGGACAGGAATTACGTGAAAAACGCAGCATATCAGGGCAAACCCATCA TGACAGTACTGAAAAACTccgtaaaaaagaagaaagtaaaGATCTGATAGAAGGAAGGGAGAAGTcaattaaaaaagaagaaccAAAATCAGATGATACGACTGATAAAAAGGAACGAAAATATTACAAG GATGAACATTATTATGGTGGAGCTGTTGACAATTTGGATCGTGATCTTTCGAGTGTGTCTAATAGCAGCGGTAGTTCGGGTCCATCACAAGATGCACCTGAGAGAG ATACTAAACGaaggaaagttgaaaatgttCCCAAA AATAAACAAGAGAATAGGAGAACAGAAGTAGCTGCTGAAAAGAAGGAACGTTCTGGGAAAACAAAAGTGCGAACAGACGAAGAGAAAGAACTTCGCAGAGAAAGGAAACTTGGTCGTAAAAGG GATCGAACAGAAGAGTCTATTGTACCTGCAGAACAAAAACGAAGGAAAGATGACGAAAGAG CAAAGGGAACTCATCAAAACGGTGATGTTCCAGAACACAGAGAAAAACATCATTATAATAAG GAAAAATCTCCATACACAAAGGAACGGGTTCACGAACGAGAAGGACGGGAAACACGCGACAAACA TAGGCGAAGTTCAGATCCAAAACGGAGGTGA